Sequence from the Curtobacterium sp. MCLR17_007 genome:
GGACCTCGACGAGCGCGCGCAGCGGCGGTTGCGCGACGCGGTCGAACCGGGACCCGTCGACGTCGTCAAGGTGTCGCACCACGGCTCGTCGGACCAGGACCCGGGACTCTACCGACAGCTCGCGGCGCCGGTCGGGCTCATCGGCGTGGGTGCGGACAACACCTACGGGCATCCGACCTCCCGGGCGCTGGACATGCTCACCGCAGCGGGGACGACGCCCTTCCGGACCGACCGGCAGGGCACGATCGTCGTCCGGCGCGGTGCCGATGGCCCCGAGGTCTGGACCGAGCGACAGGATGCCACCGCTGCCGTTCCGTCAGGATCGGCCGCGTCGGGGCACGTCGTCCCGTCGACGTCGGCGCGGGCCGTGTCGGGGTCGACCCGTAGACTCGGCAGCCGCACCACCGGAAGGACCGCATGCCCGCCAAGAAGCCCGTTCGAGCCGCCGCGAAGATCGACCAGGTCCCGTGGTCGGGCATCCGTCCCGCGCCCGTCGTCCTCGTGACCGGCCCCGAGACGTTCCTGGCGGAGCGCTCGACCGGCATGCTGCGTGACCTGCTCCTCGGCGAAGACCCCGCGCTCGAGGTCCACGACCTCGAAGCCGACCAGTACGCGCCGGGTCTGCTGGCGACCCTCGCCAGTCCGTCCCTGTTCGGCGAACCACGCATGGTCCGCGTCACCAACGTCGAGAAGTGCACCGACGCCTTCATCACCGAGACCATCTCGTACCTCGGCGCCCCGGCCGACGACGTCACCCTCGTCCTGCGGCACGGTGGTGGCGTCCGCGGCAAGAAGCTGCTCGACACGATCCGCAGCGGTGTGGGCGGCGGGATCGAAGTGCAGTGCGACGAACTCAAGCGCGAGACCGACCGCATCGACTTCGTGAACGCCGAGTTCCGCGCCGCGCGGCGCAGGATCGCTCCCTCGGCGGTCCGGACGCTGGTGGCCGCCTTCGCCGACGACCTCGCCGAGCTGGCGGCGGCGTGCCGGCAGCTCCTGGCGGACGAAGCCCAGGAGATCACGGACAAGGTCGTCGACAAGTACTACGGCGGCCGCGTCGAGACCAACGCGTTCAAGGTCGCCGACATCGCGCTCGCGGGTCGGTCCGCGCCGGCGATCGTCGAACTCCGACACGCCCTCGCGACCGGCGAGGCCCCGGTGCCGATCGTCGCCGCCTTCGCCAGCAAGATCCGCACGATGGCCAAGGTCAGCGCGTTCCGCGGGTCGAGCGGACAGGCCGCCTCCGCGCTCGGGCTGGCACCGTGGCAGGTACAGCGTGCGCAGCGCGACGTCGCGGGGTGGAGCGAGTCCGGCCTGGCGAACGCCATCATCAGCATCGCCGAGGCGGACACCGCGGTGAAGGGCGGTTCGCGCGACGCGCACTACGCCCTCGAGGTCATGGTCCGCACCATCGCCCGACGCGGCGAGCCCCGCTGACGCAGGACGGGCCTCCTGACCGGCGCAAGCACCCCACTCAGCGCCCGGAACGACGGAAGCCCCACACCGGAACGGTGCGGGGCTTCCGAGATGGTCAGTGCGTCAGAGCGACGCGACCTTCTTCGCGATGGCCGACTTGCGGTTCGCGGCCTGGTTCTTGTGGATGACGCCCTTGCTCACGGCCTTGTCGAGCTTCTTCGTCGCGGTGACGAGAGCGGCAGCGGCCTTCTCCTTGTCGCCAGCGGTGATGGCTTCGTTGGTGTGGCGGATGAGCGTCTTGAGCTCGGACTTGTAGGCCTTGTTGCGCTCCTGGGCCTTCAGGTTGGTCTTGATGCGCTTCATCTGCGACTTGATGTTCGCCATGTGGTGCTCCTGCTTCGTCTCGTACGGGTGAATGCGACCGCTGGGTAGAGGGGCCCTTGGTCGTCTCGCGTTCCACCCGTGGGCGGGGAACGCGCAAGCCAGCAAGCCACACTACCAGGGCGGAGCGCCGCGGACAACGAGCAGGGGAGCGTGTCACGGACCGGAAACACGGCTCCGTTACCGTGATCGGCATGCCGTCCCTCGCACCTCGGATCGAGACCGTCCCCGCCTCCGGCATCCGCCGCGTCTTCGAGCAGGCGGCGCTCCTGCAGGCCGGCGGCGAGGACGTCACGATGCTCGTGATCGGGGAGCCCGACGTCCCCGTGGCGACGCACATCGGCGACGCGGCACGACGCGCCTGGACGGAGGACCACACCGGCTACACGCCGAACGGCGGCATCGCGCCGCTGCGTCGCGCGATCCAGGAGAAGCTCCTGCGCGAGAACCGCATGGCCGCCGACCTCGAGCAGATCTGGGTGACGGTCGGCGCGACGCAGGCGCTCTTCCAGGCCATGACGCTCGTGCTCAGCCCGGGCGACGAGGTGCTCGTGCCGGATCCCGGGTACACG
This genomic interval carries:
- the rpsT gene encoding 30S ribosomal protein S20, coding for MANIKSQMKRIKTNLKAQERNKAYKSELKTLIRHTNEAITAGDKEKAAAALVTATKKLDKAVSKGVIHKNQAANRKSAIAKKVASL
- the holA gene encoding DNA polymerase III subunit delta, which gives rise to MPAKKPVRAAAKIDQVPWSGIRPAPVVLVTGPETFLAERSTGMLRDLLLGEDPALEVHDLEADQYAPGLLATLASPSLFGEPRMVRVTNVEKCTDAFITETISYLGAPADDVTLVLRHGGGVRGKKLLDTIRSGVGGGIEVQCDELKRETDRIDFVNAEFRAARRRIAPSAVRTLVAAFADDLAELAAACRQLLADEAQEITDKVVDKYYGGRVETNAFKVADIALAGRSAPAIVELRHALATGEAPVPIVAAFASKIRTMAKVSAFRGSSGQAASALGLAPWQVQRAQRDVAGWSESGLANAIISIAEADTAVKGGSRDAHYALEVMVRTIARRGEPR